The following coding sequences lie in one Streptomyces sp. NBC_00510 genomic window:
- a CDS encoding cupin domain-containing protein, producing the protein MEFVTSRPTVKGPGEWFTGDVWFDVILAGVEPSRMRANMVRFSPGARTAWHRHAVGQTLHVVEGVALVGTRDGTLFEVHPGETVTCPPDEDHWHGATPERFMQHLAMWEGLGDDRPETTWLEQVADEQYRGPRTRSHSR; encoded by the coding sequence ATGGAATTCGTGACGTCCCGGCCCACCGTCAAGGGTCCCGGGGAATGGTTCACCGGGGACGTGTGGTTCGACGTCATCCTCGCCGGCGTGGAGCCCTCGCGGATGCGCGCGAACATGGTCCGCTTCTCCCCCGGCGCCCGCACGGCCTGGCACCGTCACGCCGTCGGCCAGACCCTGCACGTCGTCGAGGGCGTCGCCCTGGTCGGCACCCGCGACGGGACGCTCTTCGAGGTCCACCCCGGTGAGACGGTCACCTGCCCGCCCGATGAGGACCACTGGCACGGCGCGACGCCGGAGAGGTTCATGCAGCACCTCGCGATGTGGGAGGGCCTGGGGGACGACCGCCCGGAGACCACGTGGCTGGAGCAGGTCGCCGACGAGCAGTACCGCGGTCCCCGCACCCGGAGCCACAGCCGCTGA
- a CDS encoding helix-turn-helix transcriptional regulator, with protein MAPDAQLNELGEFLKARRGELSPRTVGLPEGAGNRRVSGLRREEAAQLAAISTDYYTRLEQGRMQASAPVLDALSQALHLDDDQRNYLFGLAGKETARPRRRAGRKVQPQLRRLLDDLTATPAIVMGRRMDVIAWNSLAAALVTDFGRIPEKHRNYPRILFTDPAMRTLYADWKTVARTCVAQLRMEAAKYPNDPRLTALVGELSVQDADFRTWWAAHHVATLSVGTKVLNHPVAGELSLDWDTLTATTDPDQKLVIWTAEVGSPTYDGLRILASWAADRDLSAAAAD; from the coding sequence ATGGCCCCCGACGCACAGCTCAACGAGTTGGGTGAGTTCCTCAAGGCCCGCCGGGGCGAGCTCAGCCCCCGTACCGTGGGCCTGCCCGAGGGCGCGGGCAACCGCCGCGTCAGCGGGCTGCGCCGGGAAGAGGCCGCCCAGCTCGCGGCGATCTCCACCGACTACTACACACGCCTGGAGCAGGGCCGGATGCAGGCGTCCGCTCCGGTCCTGGACGCGCTCTCCCAGGCCCTCCACCTCGACGACGACCAGCGGAACTACCTCTTCGGCCTCGCCGGGAAGGAGACCGCGCGGCCCCGGCGCCGGGCCGGCCGGAAGGTCCAGCCGCAATTGCGGCGCCTTCTGGACGACCTCACCGCCACCCCGGCCATCGTGATGGGGCGGCGGATGGACGTCATCGCCTGGAATTCACTCGCCGCGGCGCTCGTCACGGACTTCGGGAGGATCCCTGAGAAGCACCGCAACTATCCCCGGATACTGTTCACCGACCCCGCCATGCGCACCCTGTACGCCGACTGGAAGACCGTGGCCCGCACCTGCGTGGCCCAGCTGCGCATGGAGGCCGCCAAGTATCCCAACGACCCGCGGCTGACCGCGCTCGTCGGGGAACTGTCCGTGCAGGACGCGGACTTCCGCACCTGGTGGGCCGCCCACCACGTCGCGACGCTCAGTGTCGGGACCAAGGTCCTGAACCACCCCGTGGCCGGTGAGCTGTCCCTGGACTGGGACACCCTGACCGCCACCACCGACCCCGACCAGAAACTCGTGATCTGGACCGCCGAGGTCGGTTCGCCCACCTACGACGGGCTGCGCATCCTGGCCTCCTGGGCCGCGGACCGGGACCTCTCCGCGGCGGCCGCCGACTGA
- a CDS encoding TetR/AcrR family transcriptional regulator: MTSRKYHSPLRAHSAASTREAILNSAQALFLARGYAGVTIGEIAEAGKVAVPTVYSSVGNKPKILTALLEPALTDPAIADSLAAVGTSDDPRAVIELTAAGTRLTHERHWELVYGLFYRDPPGEPAVKAVLDKGADDYVQALNRVADRLVALDALRSEVGRAEAVDVLWFLLGPHAWITLVGERGWAFDRAQTWIARAACRELLEQA; the protein is encoded by the coding sequence GTGACGAGCCGGAAGTACCACTCCCCCCTGCGCGCCCATTCGGCCGCGAGCACGCGCGAAGCGATCCTGAACAGCGCCCAGGCGCTCTTCCTCGCCCGCGGGTACGCCGGGGTGACCATCGGGGAGATCGCGGAGGCGGGGAAGGTCGCCGTGCCCACGGTGTACAGCAGCGTGGGGAACAAGCCGAAGATCCTGACGGCCTTGCTGGAGCCGGCCCTCACCGACCCCGCCATCGCCGACTCCCTCGCCGCCGTCGGCACCAGCGACGACCCGCGCGCCGTCATCGAGCTGACCGCCGCGGGCACCCGGCTCACGCACGAACGCCACTGGGAGCTGGTGTACGGGCTCTTCTACCGGGATCCGCCCGGGGAACCGGCCGTCAAGGCGGTGCTGGACAAGGGGGCGGACGACTACGTCCAGGCCCTGAATCGGGTCGCGGACCGCCTCGTGGCGCTCGACGCGCTCCGCTCCGAGGTGGGTCGCGCCGAGGCCGTCGACGTCCTGTGGTTCCTTCTCGGCCCGCACGCCTGGATCACGCTCGTCGGTGAACGGGGCTGGGCCTTCGACCGCGCCCAGACCTGGATCGCCCGTGCCGCCTGCCGGGAACTGCTCGAGCAGGCCTGA